One segment of Kiritimatiellia bacterium DNA contains the following:
- a CDS encoding BLUF domain-containing protein has protein sequence MHLVRLTYVSRLARDCGADELGRIMTVSRRNNRNLGVTGALCYSPRGFLQILEGPAGTVNELYRRIVQDRRHVDCTLVEYTPIHQRDFEHWSMAYIRADEIDTALLRKYTTRQAFDPFEMMPGQARAFLQAVAKERAEFLARQQAAVRKRKA, from the coding sequence ATGCACCTGGTGCGACTGACGTACGTGAGCCGGTTGGCGAGGGATTGCGGCGCGGACGAGCTGGGCAGGATCATGACCGTGTCCCGCCGGAATAACAGGAATCTCGGCGTGACGGGGGCCCTGTGCTACTCGCCGCGCGGGTTTCTTCAGATACTGGAAGGCCCGGCGGGCACGGTGAACGAACTCTACCGCCGCATTGTCCAGGACCGGCGCCACGTGGATTGCACGCTCGTGGAATACACGCCCATCCACCAGCGGGATTTCGAGCACTGGTCCATGGCGTATATCCGCGCGGATGAAATCGACACCGCCCTGTTGCGCAAGTACACCACGCGGCAAGCCTTCGATCCGTTCGAGATGATGCCCGGGCAGGCGCGGGCCTTTCTGCAGGCCGTGGCGAAGGAGCGGGCCGAGTTCCTTGCCCGCCAGCAGGCGGCCGTCCGCAAGCGCAAGGCCTGA
- a CDS encoding rod shape-determining protein: MITAGIDAGSRMIKVVLWDAGTGAVLASAQAEQGVQQAQRAKDAHQDALRRASMAAGDVARTVATGYGRNAIEWADTTLTEITCHARGVRHQVAEARTVIDIGGQDSKLIRLDADGRVRDFMMNDRCAAGTGRFLEIVAERLELPLDELGAAAGRAQRPSVISSMCVVFAETEIVGLLSAGERPEDIVAGVQNAMASRVASMAGHRLDEPVVFTGGVALIPGMDRALADALGRPVRVAPDPRLTGALGAALLAAEA, from the coding sequence ATGATCACGGCCGGCATAGACGCGGGGTCGCGCATGATCAAGGTGGTCCTGTGGGACGCCGGGACGGGCGCGGTCCTCGCCTCCGCGCAGGCCGAGCAGGGCGTGCAGCAGGCGCAGAGGGCGAAGGATGCGCATCAAGACGCGCTGCGCCGCGCCAGCATGGCCGCCGGCGATGTCGCGCGGACCGTGGCCACGGGCTACGGACGCAACGCCATCGAGTGGGCCGATACGACCTTGACGGAGATCACCTGCCACGCCCGCGGCGTGCGCCACCAAGTCGCCGAGGCTCGGACCGTGATCGACATCGGCGGGCAGGACAGCAAGCTCATCCGGCTCGACGCCGACGGGCGGGTGCGGGATTTCATGATGAACGACCGGTGCGCCGCGGGGACGGGCCGATTCCTGGAGATTGTCGCGGAGCGGCTGGAACTGCCGCTCGACGAGCTCGGCGCCGCGGCGGGCCGGGCGCAGAGGCCCTCCGTCATCAGCAGCATGTGCGTGGTGTTTGCCGAGACGGAGATCGTCGGGCTGCTCTCCGCGGGCGAGCGGCCGGAGGACATCGTCGCGGGCGTCCAGAACGCCATGGCTTCACGCGTCGCCTCCATGGCGGGCCATCGGTTGGATGAGCCGGTCGTCTTCACCGGCGGCGTCGCGCTGATCCCCGGGATGGACCGGGCCCTGGCGGATGCCCTGGGGCGGCCGGTCCGGGTCGCCCCCGACCCGCGCTTGACCGGCGCGCTCGGTGCGGCCCTGCTGGCCGCGGAAGCGTGA